A single Paracoccus pantotrophus DNA region contains:
- a CDS encoding NtaA/DmoA family FMN-dependent monooxygenase (This protein belongs to a clade of FMN-dependent monooxygenases, within a broader family of flavin-dependent oxidoreductases, the luciferase-like monooxygenase (LMM) family, some of whose members use coenzyme F420 rather than FMN.), whose protein sequence is MARMLHIGLALARTWGPPPAPDQALALDCALAVRAEAAHLDFVFKPDSLYIDPKGAGPRIARAALDPTLVLTAVAGATRRIGLVTTVSTSFNPPYVAARQLQTLNWLSNGRAGWNIVTALDGERNFGLAAMPSAAERYARAAEFTDVVRRLWDSHGAEGLAAIDHCGAFYQVEGPLNVPRHPARVALFQAGASAEGRGFAASVADAIFASVPDPAAGQELRSDLQRRARAAGRDDAPRLLPGFHAYLAPSRSEAQEMFREAQARRDPAALRAKLGALVGRDLGDWPEDRPLTPADLPAGDAALRSRTHSGLLQRLIRQESPPLRDLLLRPEVANSGHWTFVGTPAEALAEIAAWSDAGAMDGFIALPGGSGESLDLLLSELIPALAEARRFRHAYAGETLAAHLGLASPASSG, encoded by the coding sequence ATGGCGCGGATGCTGCATATCGGTCTGGCCCTTGCCCGGACCTGGGGGCCGCCGCCGGCCCCGGACCAGGCGCTGGCGCTGGATTGCGCGCTGGCGGTCCGGGCCGAGGCCGCGCATCTGGACTTCGTCTTCAAGCCAGACAGCCTTTACATCGACCCGAAGGGGGCGGGGCCGCGCATCGCGCGGGCGGCGCTGGATCCGACGCTGGTGCTGACCGCCGTGGCCGGGGCGACGCGGCGGATCGGGCTGGTCACGACGGTCTCGACCAGTTTCAATCCGCCCTATGTCGCCGCGCGGCAATTGCAGACGCTGAACTGGCTCAGCAACGGCCGGGCGGGCTGGAACATCGTCACCGCGCTGGATGGAGAGCGGAATTTCGGCCTTGCCGCCATGCCCTCGGCGGCCGAGCGTTACGCCCGCGCGGCCGAGTTCACCGATGTCGTGCGCCGCCTTTGGGACAGCCACGGTGCCGAAGGGCTGGCGGCCATCGACCATTGCGGCGCCTTCTATCAGGTCGAGGGGCCGCTGAACGTGCCGCGCCATCCCGCGCGCGTCGCGCTGTTCCAGGCCGGCGCCTCGGCCGAGGGCCGCGGCTTCGCCGCCTCGGTCGCCGATGCGATCTTCGCCTCGGTCCCCGACCCTGCCGCGGGGCAAGAGCTGCGGTCGGACCTGCAGCGCCGGGCCCGCGCCGCCGGCCGCGACGACGCGCCGCGGCTGCTGCCGGGCTTTCACGCCTATCTGGCGCCCAGCCGGAGCGAGGCGCAGGAGATGTTCCGCGAGGCGCAGGCCCGCCGCGATCCTGCCGCGCTGCGGGCCAAGCTGGGGGCGCTGGTCGGCCGCGACCTGGGCGACTGGCCCGAGGACCGCCCCCTGACCCCCGCGGACCTGCCGGCCGGGGACGCGGCGCTGCGCAGCCGCACCCATTCGGGGCTGCTGCAGCGGCTGATCCGGCAGGAAAGCCCGCCCCTGCGCGACCTGCTGCTGCGCCCCGAGGTCGCCAATTCCGGGCACTGGACCTTCGTCGGCACCCCGGCCGAGGCCTTGGCCGAGATCGCCGCCTGGTCGGATGCCGGGGCCATGGACGGCTTCATCGCCCTGCCGGGCGGCAGCGGGGAATCGCTGGACCTGCTGCTGTCCGAACTGATCCCGGCGCTGGCCGAGGCGCGGCGCTTTCGCCACGCCTATGCCGGAGAGACGCTGGCCGCGCATCTGGGGCTTGCCTCGCCGGCGTCCAGCGGCTGA